The Toxotes jaculatrix isolate fToxJac2 chromosome 21, fToxJac2.pri, whole genome shotgun sequence genome includes a region encoding these proteins:
- the LOC121175494 gene encoding ras-related protein Rab-5C-like → MAGRGGGPTRPNGAAAANKICQFKLVLLGESAVGKSSLVLRFVKGQFHEFQESTIGAAFLTQTVCLDDTTVKFEIWDTAGQERYHSLAPMYYRGAQAAIVVYDITNTDTFARAKNWVKELQRQASPNIVIALAGNKADIANKRAIELQEAQAYADDNSLLFMETSAKTAMNVNEIFMAIAKKLPKNDAQGGAGPGGRNRTGVDLQEAAPQGRSGQCCGGGN, encoded by the exons ATGGCTGGGCGCGGTGGAGGACCAACCAGGCCTAATGGTGCCgcagcagcaaacaaaatcTGCCAGTTCAAACTGGTGCTGCTGGGTGAGTCAGCGGTGGGCAAGTCCAGCTTAGTGCTGCGCTTTGTCAAAGGCCAGTTCCACGAGTTCCAGGAGAGCACCATTGGAG CTGCCTTCCTCACTCAGACTGTCTGTCTGGATGACACCACTGTGAAGTTTGAGATCTGGGACACAGCGGGTCAAGAGCGCTACCACAGCCTGGCTCCGATGTACTACAGAGGAGCACAGGCGGCCATCGTGGTCTACGATATTACCAACACA GATACTTTCGCCCGAGCAAAAAACTGGgtgaaggagctgcagagacaagCCAGTCCCAACATAGTAATCGCTCTGGCAGGCAACAAGGCGGACATCGCAAACAAGAGAGCCATAGAGCTTCAG GAGGCACAAGCGTATGCTGATGACAACAGTCTACTCTTCATGGAGACCTCAGCCAAGACTGCCATGAATGTCAATGAAATTTTCATGGCTATTG CAAAGAAGCTACCGAAGAACGATGCTCAGGGTGGAGCTGGACCAGGTGGACGGAACCGGACGGGAGTGGATCTACAAGAAGCTGCCCCTCAGGGCCGCAGTGGCCAGTGTTGCGGTGGCGGAAATTAG